From the genome of Xiphophorus couchianus chromosome 15, X_couchianus-1.0, whole genome shotgun sequence:
AAATACTCCTTTAAAAATGATGGATATGAATTAAAGTGAGAATAATGATGGGGTATTAAACTATAACTGTGACAGCAGACAGTGTCTGACAGGAATAGCTTCTCCTGGCCCAAACAATATCAagctgcctgtttttttttactctaccTGCCTCAAGAAAGGTGGCGGCCACTGAGCCGGACCGCCTCCTCCGTGGGAAGCAGGAAGTCTGTCCAAGGAACATCGCACGTGGGACTCCCAAGCCTGCGGAAGCCACGCCTTTTCATCCTTTGAGACGCTTTCTGCAGCCTTGCTGTTCCCACGGGTGATAGAGGTCACCAGGGGCCGATCGACAAGGCGGCAAAGACACACGGACATGACGTCATAACCTTAAGAAAAAGCACATTTCGAATGTGAATGATCCTCCATCCCCTTCTTGAGagcaaataatgaaaacatagaattaaagttttttggtttttttattaaaacaaaacatgagagAACAATTTAGGCAAAACCCAACAGCTTGACAGTTTTGTCAGTGTGATCACGTGTCCAAACCGAATCAAGTGATTGGCTAAAATCCACTCAGGGAGTTCTGTATTTAACAGTACAACGGATCCAGTCAATACGTTTCTCCATCAATCAACCATTTATGGTCCGGGCAGGTGTTAAGTTGCATAGAGACCAGGCTAACTCCTGCCACTGTACTTTCATATGGTTGTTCATTTCCTCCCCATGATGAAGCTCGGGGTCTCAGCGTCGTCCTCTTTCTGCTCTTCTTCCCCACTCTCCTCCTTCCGTTCTTCCTCTCCACTACTGTCAGAGTCCTCGTCTCCATCGTTTTTCTCCTTCCCCTCCATCTTGGCCTTCTTTGCCAACAGCTTCTTCAGCTTCAGCTTTTCTCGCTTCTTCCTTCGCTTCGCCGTTCGCTCCTCGGCCTCCACTTGGTTCTGCTCCACTTTCTTCAGGTAGTCCACGTCCTTGCCCTGCTTCGCTGCCATTTTGTCCAGAAAGTCCTGCCGCTGGTATTCTCTGCGGCGTAGGTGGCGGTAGACGTGAAACTCCCCGCTGCCTGCGCCCGCGCTGGAGCCCATCACGTCCCGGACAAACTCCGGCGGCGCTCGCGGGGCCCACTCCTTCTGCCGCTCCGGGATGGGAGCGACTTTGTCGGGGTTTCGCATGAGCCGCTCCAGCTTCAGACGCTGTTCCTCCGCCGGAGTCTTGGGGAGTATCAGCGGCTGAGCTTCTTTCCCCCCAGATTTGCCcggtttgttatttttatgcgTCTGCGCCGCCATCTTTAGTTGCCTTTGAGTTCTTCCGTCCTGCCCAGTTCACCCCGGAAGCTCTTAAAAGCTCCATGagtgacttttaaaaatgtttaatttaggggttttttagcaaataaattatgaagtacAAGAATGCAAATGTGATTGttgattgacttttttttttttaaagttaattttaaacaatttccTACGCAGCCCACGTTGTTGACGTTTTTACGCTCTGACTGGCGTTCGCTTTGGCCAATAGAAGCTCCGCTTAAACTTTAGCGGCCTACAGCCGTCCAATCCGCATCCAGGTCCCGCCCATCACGCTTGACGTTTATGTTGTCCTGTGAGTTCCACTCATACAGAACCCAACTTGTCCGTGTGCGACCCGTTTGTTTATCAAGACCAGATAAAACCTCCCAAAAAAACACTATGAACAGTTTAATTAGATCCACAGCTAGGTGTATACGGTCCGGCGCGGCCGTGAGCTTTCTCAGGCCAGCCGACGGACTTGTGCGAGCGGCCTCGGCCCGGTTCTTGTGCGCGGCGGCAGACCTCCAGAAGGACCTTGGTGAGATGGTGAAGAAGGACAAGGTGGTGGTGTTTATAAAGGGGACCCCGGCTCAGCCCATGTGTGGCTTCAGCAACGCCGTGGTCCAGATCCTCCGGATGCATGGGGTGGACCAATACGCGTCCTACAACGTTCTGGAAGACCAGGAGCTCAGAGAAGGTCAGTAAGCTGGGACGAGTAGAGTCCGAGCAACAAGTTGGCATCTTTAATAGGAGTTTAGCTAAAGGCACAGCTTCTTAATCATTCAGCCAGACTGTAAATGTCTCTGCTGATACTTTTGCGTCCATTTTAGCCAGACCGTCACCTCCCGGAGATCAGCTCAGCTCTTTGTATTTCCAAACGTTTGGGTTTTTATCAGCGTCCTGCAGCAGCACCACAGGGTGTGGCTCCAAACAAAGATGAGATCAGAGACTTTGCTGCTTTTAAAATCCAATTACCAGTGTTGAGAAGAGAGGCATCGATCCAAGATTGTGTACTTTCACAGTTGGGTTTGTGTCCTCAGGTGtccagtctttttttaaaatatatatatatatttttgaatcttgcttcttcctctctgagccGCATTTCAGCCGATGTCATTCTAAGACTTGTTTTTACTGTGGATAGCGAATAAAAATATGACCGGAGAGCAAAATGTCCACTTAGTGGTACAAACTGGGAAGTCCTGTtgttggaaaatctggattttttttccccctcataaatcaagagtgatgtcatcacacccttcttttttttttaaattgagtgaataaagtcagaatattacaaGGACACAGTTGTACGACAAAGTCCAAATAGttttaatattaccagaataaagttgtattattAGGGGAATGAAGTAGTAACTTTGTGAGAACTgcagcacaaaataaaataaaaaaagctaacacGAGGAACGTCGAGCGTCTTGTGAAGTTGTACTTCGGCATCTAGTTTACAAATGAGGAAatactttatcttttaacaagtTAGCATCAAACGCCCGTCAGTAGGACACTGAAACGACCGTACAAGCGTCTTGAATTTGGAGAAAGAATCACGCGAACTGATCTTATCGATAACTCTagaagctttttttccctcattaaaaccattttttaaaatcataattctgagacaattttctgcttaaataaaaaaaaaaaaaaattgtagcctaatactctgttgtacaactcacagaaagggtgattgaaataaaagtcactttttgaagatattttctgtcatttgtattaaatttgtttttagaaaagaaacctgtttaaaattggttttggtgtaataacaaaaaaaaaaaaagattaatagaTGATAGATTTTATTCTTAAACCAGGTCGTCCGGCCGTCGTGACTCGGAAGCGTCTTACCTCATTCCTCCGTTGTTCTCTTGGTGACTGATCTCCGTGTTTCTGTCTGGACTTTGATCCGTAACAACAGGAGTCAAAGTGTTCTCCAACTGGCCCACCATCCCTCAGGTCTACTTCAACGGCGAGTTCGTGGGAGGCTGCGACATCCTGCTCCAGATGCACCAGAACGGCGACCTGGTGGACGAGCTGAAGAAGCTCGGCATCCGCTCCGCTCTGCTGGACGCCGAGAAGGAATCCAAGTAGGAAAAGggacaaaaaagagagagagagagagagaaagcgtAACAAACATCAAAGGAATGAGAAGACGGAAAACACATTCATCAGGTCCACATTTTCCCCGTCCCCTGCTACACTGCCAATGATTGGAGATGCATCAACTGTCGAGGCAGATTGAATACGTTATGCAGCCGGTTTAGTGCTAATAAAACCAttgaagatgaaaacaaaaagtagtgaacgtctgagaaaaaaaagctaattctgAGACCGATCTCGGAAATCTtctaggggaaaaaaaaactcagaaaattgcagtttttctagaaaatttccgAGATCAATCCCTGATTTTCTGAGAAACCTcagaaattctgagattaatctcacaagttgtctttaaaaaaaaaaatcccttaaaTTTCAGAATTTGAAAAGTCAGTgaaatttgccattttttttctagaaaatttctgaaattaatctcaaaatttactcttttttttttttctgtctacaatgtcCTTAATACGCCATCGTAAACAAAcgctttaaagttttttggggggttttttatgCATTACAATCAGAACTTTTTACACCAGTCCAATATTACAAATCATATCGGCTTTAAAGTTcctatttggttttttttttacctaatttTGCCAAATCAAAATTAGGTTCCTGTTCCTTTGGGTAACGCTTAAAGGAACAGAGTTCTGTATCAACATTGCCACGGTTTCCTTCCATGTTACCTTCAGAAATCTGGACTGCCTCTTCTCCACACTTGGTTCTCCTTAAATTCAGACTGATTTCAGTTCAAAATGATGTCGACATGTTGAAACCTTCCAGATGCGCTGCCTGTAGCTCCACTACATAAAGAGGGAACAGGGACTAATATGcattatgattaaaaaacaaaatccaacctTTTTGCTGTGATTTACTTACAAAGTCTACcaactgtgtttttctgctgaaatCCGCTGAAACGCACCAAACACACTttgcctcttcttcttctctgactTATTTCCTGGACAAACTGTGGCAGTTTGAATTTGTTACATCCGTCTTTATCCGACCTGTcgttttgggttgttttttttcctctttttgtcgCCGAAGGAAgagtgtttttatattttgttttggagcGTCCTCCAACAGTTGTATTATGAAATGAACGTGTAGTACACTGTAAGATATTGTACATTTAAAGCCTattgttaaatgtattttaggAACATGTTAACCCTgcaacaattaaatattttcagacgCAGATCGGCTCTTTGTTTCTGGCGTATCTGATGATCGCTTTTAATATTTGACAGAGAGAACTTGAAAAGGCTGtttttatattgctatttttgtCTTGTGCGTGAGTCAACTGTCCAAACTAGTCTACCAACTATCCCCCGTCTtattaaattatgaataaacTGGGATTAGCTCAGATCTCAAGAGTGTTACAGAGCCATGTCTTGGAATTTTTGCAACTGTAAAGTTAAAAGTAGTCACAAAATTTTgaatgaaatcaaaacaaaaaatgtggttATGAAAAGACGAATAGTTTAAGTTATCCATTTTAACGTTATTCTATATTCGCATAATTGttatttcacagaaatgtttttaggaGTATTCCCATCAATAGTCCAGTGAGATAAATCTGCCCATATTCATCCTAAGGGCCCCAGATTATCCGTAACAACAGGAGTCAGGACACCCCAGATCTGGGACTTTGGGGCTCCAGAGAATTACTGTGAATCAAACTGTTTATTGGTCcgtttttttcccttaatatAATTTTGTCTCTAGTTGGTGTCCTTTTTAGATCATTAAAAATGCTTCACTTCTGCTTATTTTCTAGGAATTGTTCGGGGGTTGCACACATTGCATCATTAGttgtaatattaaaacaatGACCTCTTactgtgggatttttttctccttcttcttgcTTCACGaatgaattttgatttttacGAATGTtcaatgtgaaattattttactgcaaTAAGCCTGGGATTGTGAAGCCTGCTGTAGACGATAAGGAAACCAAACAGCTGCGCTGGTTCGCTCCAGCTTGTCTGGAACACATGGTGTTCCACAAGGCACCTTTCACAGctctctattttcttttctccagatAAAAGTGCTAAACATTCTTGTTCTGTGTCATTTTATCTATTAT
Proteins encoded in this window:
- the prkrip1 gene encoding PRKR-interacting protein 1 homolog, which translates into the protein MAAQTHKNNKPGKSGGKEAQPLILPKTPAEEQRLKLERLMRNPDKVAPIPERQKEWAPRAPPEFVRDVMGSSAGAGSGEFHVYRHLRRREYQRQDFLDKMAAKQGKDVDYLKKVEQNQVEAEERTAKRRKKREKLKLKKLLAKKAKMEGKEKNDGDEDSDSSGEEERKEESGEEEQKEDDAETPSFIMGRK
- the glrx5 gene encoding glutaredoxin-related protein 5, mitochondrial, with the translated sequence MLSCEFHSYRTQLVRVRPVCLSRPDKTSQKNTMNSLIRSTARCIRSGAAVSFLRPADGLVRAASARFLCAAADLQKDLGEMVKKDKVVVFIKGTPAQPMCGFSNAVVQILRMHGVDQYASYNVLEDQELREGVKVFSNWPTIPQVYFNGEFVGGCDILLQMHQNGDLVDELKKLGIRSALLDAEKESK